The following are from one region of the Nicotiana tomentosiformis chromosome 7, ASM39032v3, whole genome shotgun sequence genome:
- the LOC104098145 gene encoding protein JASON has translation MLWSRLPSEEELNYPKNRDIVGVFRALVVAAMGCLFGCFRIKDGSLPPAPCSDPKSHLVSQSISTKEPVVSRNRSPLSSLFIFEEKGEDDDLHQTEMDKQDTGTPKSELDAKELRDQAKFLKACGTLPETPAEIRKGLVKRKDLSTPTGDVEPLKFKSWLSDMAVQELNLNLPPEDPITPSKSNGLEKHSGSLARSPSSCMMDGHNSQSLSKSSIHGSGSSNTPASIKINANQTHKDIASEVTPTFAPSAQYMNKSVRFDCESDLSAVSCKSSSSTLDSQNAKQPGNSYALKNSPYPTPLKLSDEMQTPGTVFPAYLDNIANGKTARIRSQFVYPVLNPVYSASQLKELSDEDSYSILDSSSILLSSNMTESGEWPNEASFSSEQGMSGLKEASADKDSKVEASLSSWLKPSSINQDEGKQHNGSVYGDNVHYGRTPGDRPILGLVAAHWKDDENSHISPKKWWDGNGIPNSTNKYKEDQKVSWHATPFEERLEKALSQETSISQRKQFSGTTPITFNETEESNTAHSQLH, from the exons ATGTTATGGTCAAGGTTACCTTCCGAAGAAGAACTTAATTATCCGAAAAATCGCGATATCGTTGGAGTGTTTAGGGCACTGGTTGTCGCCGCCATGGGATGTCTATTCGGTTGTTTTCGTATCAAGGATGGTTCTCTTCCTCCTGCTCCTTGCTCCGATCCTAAATCTCATCTCGTCTCCCAGTCTATATCTACTAAG GAACCTGTAGTATCTCGCAACAGGAGTCCATTAtcttcactttttatttttgaaG AAAAAGGCGAGGATGATGATTTGCACCAAACTGAAATGGATAAGCAAGACACAGGAACACCTAAGTCTGAGTTGGATGCGAAAGAGCTCAGGGATCAG GCCAAGTTTCTTAAAGCTTGTGGAACCTTACCTGAGACTCCTGCTGAAATTCGGAAAGGCTTGGTGAAACGCAAAGATCTATCAACTCCAACTGGAGATGTTGAACCTTTAAAATTCAAGTCTTGGCTCTCTGATATGGCTGTTCAAGAGCTCAACCTGAATTTGCCACCTGAGGACCCGATTACACCTAGTAAAAGCAATGGACTGGAAAAACATTCTGGTTCCTTGGCACGTTCACCTAGCAG CTGCATGATGGATGGACACAATAGTCAAAGTTTGTCGAAAAGCTCTATTCATGGTAGTGGGTCTTCTAACACTCCGGCATCCATTAAGATTAATGCTAATCAGACTCATAAAGACATAGCTTCGGAAGTTACACCAACATTTGCTCCCAGTGCCCAGTACATGAACAAATCTGTTCGTTTTGACTGTGAGTCCGATCTATCTGCAGTATCATGCAAAAGTTCTTCATCGACACTTGACAGTCAAAACGCAAAGCAGCCTGGCAATTCCTATGCATTGAAAAATTCTCCCTATCCAACCCCCCTAAAACTAAGTGATGAAATGCAAACACCTGGAACTGTTTTTCCGGCATATTTAGACAACATTGCAAATGGAAAAACTGCAAGGATCAGGTCTCAGTTTGTTTATCCAGTGTTAAACCCTGTTTATAGCGCATCACAGTTAAAGGAATTGTCAGATGAAGATTCCTACTCCATTCTAGATTCTAGTTCCATATTATTGTCTAGTAACATGACAGAATCTGGTGAATGGCCAAATGAAGCAAGCTTTTCGTCAGAACAAGGAATGTCTGGGTTAAAAGAAGCTTCAGCTGATAAAGATTCAAAGGTAGAAGCAAGCTTGTCTTCGTGGCTGAAACCATCTTCAATCAATCAAGATGAGGGTAAGCAGCATAATGGTTCAGTTTATGGTGACAATGTTCATTATGGCAGAACTCCTGGAGATAGGCCTATTCTTGGGTTGGTTGCTGCTCACTGGAAAGATGATGAAAATTCTCATATATCTCCTAAAAAATGGTGGGATGGAAACGGGATTCCTAATTCAACAAACAAGTATAAGGAG GATCAGAAAGTAAGTTGGCATGCAACACCATTTGAAGAGAGACTGGAGAAGGCATTATCACAAGAAACTTCCATTTCACAAAG GAAGCAATTCAGTGGGACAACACCAATTACCTTTAATGAAACTGAGGAATCAAATACTGCTCACTCGCAACTGCACTAA